One genomic window of Medicago truncatula cultivar Jemalong A17 chromosome 1, MtrunA17r5.0-ANR, whole genome shotgun sequence includes the following:
- the LOC25484144 gene encoding DNA-directed RNA polymerase V subunit 7 isoform X1 produces the protein MLPDFQEFLKVQLPWNAIVFQESMLPDFQEFLKMKPRSLILQLAILICPLSDFAAKKVTKDMGYFLVATTLDKIGEGKVRQHTGDVLFQVVFNVVTFKIFKVVHMNKHGVFMRIGPIKNAYPSSSKMLGYMYILGENQISMNQKMPEIAKDVKVRVVVIGMKWMQAEREFHGLEGDYLGSISSPDM, from the coding sequence ATGTTGCCTGACTTTCAGGAATTTCTCAAAGTGCAGCTTCCTTGGAATGCTATTGTATTTCAAGAATCTATGTTGCCTGACTTTCAAGAATTTCTCAAAATGAAGCCACGCAGTCTCATACTCCAACTAGCAATCCTCATTTGCCCGCTAAGCGACTTCGCTGCAAAAAAGGTGACAAAAGATATGGGGTATTTTCTTGTGGCGACAACACTGGATAAAATTGGAGAAGGGAAAGTTAGGCAACATACAGGGGATGTTCTGTTCCAAGTTGTTTTCAATGTTGTGACCTTCAAGATTTTCAAGGTTGTCCATATGAATAAGCATGGGGTTTTCATGAGAATTGGTCCAATTAAGAATGCTTATCCCTCAAGTAGCAAGATGCTGGGTTACATGTACATTCTCGGTGAAAACCAAATCTCCATGAATCAAAAAATGCCCGAAATTGCGAAGGATGTCAAGGTTCGAGTTGTGGTGATTGGCATGAAGTGGATGCAGGCAGAGAGGGAGTTTCATGGCTTGGAAGGGGATTATCTGGGATCAATTTCATCCCCTGATATGTAG
- the LOC25484144 gene encoding DNA-directed RNA polymerase V subunit 7 isoform X2: protein MLPDFQEFLKMKPRSLILQLAILICPLSDFAAKKVTKDMGYFLVATTLDKIGEGKVRQHTGDVLFQVVFNVVTFKIFKVVHMNKHGVFMRIGPIKNAYPSSSKMLGYMYILGENQISMNQKMPEIAKDVKVRVVVIGMKWMQAEREFHGLEGDYLGSISSPDM, encoded by the coding sequence ATGTTGCCTGACTTTCAAGAATTTCTCAAAATGAAGCCACGCAGTCTCATACTCCAACTAGCAATCCTCATTTGCCCGCTAAGCGACTTCGCTGCAAAAAAGGTGACAAAAGATATGGGGTATTTTCTTGTGGCGACAACACTGGATAAAATTGGAGAAGGGAAAGTTAGGCAACATACAGGGGATGTTCTGTTCCAAGTTGTTTTCAATGTTGTGACCTTCAAGATTTTCAAGGTTGTCCATATGAATAAGCATGGGGTTTTCATGAGAATTGGTCCAATTAAGAATGCTTATCCCTCAAGTAGCAAGATGCTGGGTTACATGTACATTCTCGGTGAAAACCAAATCTCCATGAATCAAAAAATGCCCGAAATTGCGAAGGATGTCAAGGTTCGAGTTGTGGTGATTGGCATGAAGTGGATGCAGGCAGAGAGGGAGTTTCATGGCTTGGAAGGGGATTATCTGGGATCAATTTCATCCCCTGATATGTAG
- the LOC25484145 gene encoding 26S proteasome regulatory subunit 4 homolog A, producing MGQGTPGGMNRQGHPGDRKQDGSDKKEKKFEPAAPPARVGRKQRKQKGPDAASRLPTVTPVSKCKLRLLKLERVKDYLLMEEEFVAYQERLKPQEEKAEEDRSKVDDLRGSPMSVGNLEELIDENHAIVSSSVGPEYYVGILSFVDKDQLEPGCAILMHNKVLSVVGLLQDEVDPMVSVMKVEKAPLESYADIGGLDAQIQEIKEAVELPLTHPELYEDIGIKPPKGVILYGEPGTGKTLLAKAVANSTSATFLRVVGSELIQKYLGDGPKLVRELFRVADDLSPAIVFIDEIDAVGTKRYDAHSGGEREIQRTMLELLNQLDGFDSRGDVKVILATNRIESLDPALLRPGRIDRKIEFPLPDIKTRRRIFQIHTSRMTLADDVNLEEFVMTKDEFSGADIKAICTEAGLLALRERRMKVTHPDFKKAKDKVMFKKKEGVPEGLYM from the exons ATGGGTCAAGGAACTCCCGGCGGCATGAACCGACAAGGCCATCCCGGTGACCGGAAACAAGACGGCAgcgacaaaaaagaaaagaaattcgAACCAGCAGCACCACCGGCGCGTGTAGGTCGTAAACAACGCAAACAAAAGGGTCCAGATGCCGCTTCACGGTTACCGACGGTGACTCCGGTATCGAAGTGCAAGCTGAGGCTGTTAAAGCTTGAGAGGGTGAAGGATTATTTGTTGATGGAGGAAGAGTTTGTTGCGTATCAAGAGAGGTTGAAGCCTCAGGAGGAAAAGGCGGAGGAAGATAGATCTAAGGTTGATGATCTACGTGGCTCTCCGATGAGTGTTGGGAATTTGGAGGAATTGATTGATGAGAATCATGCGATTGTTTCGAGTTCGGTTGGGCCGGAGTATTATGTTGGGATTTTGTCTTTTGTTGATAAGGATCAGTTGGAGCCTGGTTGTGCTATTTTGATGCATAATAAG GTTCTTTCGGTTGTTGGCCTTCTGCAAGATGAAGTTGATCCAATGGTATCGGTCATGAAAGTCGAGAAGGCTCCTTTGGAATCTTATGCTGACATTGGTGGTTTAGATGCACAGATTCAGGAAATCAAAGAGGCAGTTGAGCTACCCCTTACACATCCTGAACTATATGAAGATATTGGTATCAAGCCTCCTAAGGGGGTCATATTATATGGAGAACCTGGAACAGGAAAGACCTTGCTTGCAAAG GCTGTGGCAAACTCAACATCAGCTACATTCTTGCGTGTAGTAGGTAGTGAATTGATACAAAAGTACTTGGGAGATGGTCCAAAACTTGTGAGGGAACTTTTCAGAGTCGCCGATGATCTTTCTCCTGCTATTGTTTTCATTGATGAAATTGATGCAGTCGGTACAAAGAG GTATGATGCTCACTCAGGTGGAGAACGTGAAATTCAAAGGACTATGTTAGAGTTGCTGAACCAGTTAGATGGTTTTGATTCAAGAGGAGATGTAAAAGTGATTCTGGCTACCAACAGAATTGAAAGTCTTGATCCAGCTTTGCTACGACCTGGTCGTATTGACAGGAAGATTGAATTTCCTCTTCCTGATATCAAAACAAGAAGACGTATTTTCCAG ATACACACATCGAGGATGACATTAGCTGATGATGTCAACTTGGAAGAATTTGTTATGACCAAGGATGAATTCTCTGGAGCTGATATAAAGGCAATATGTACTGAAGCTGGCTTACTTGCTCTAAGGGAACGCCGAATGAAG GTGACTCATCCTGACTTTAAGAAGGCAAAGGATAAAGTGATGTTTAAGAAGAAAGAAGGAGTGCCAGAAGGACTATATATGTGA
- the LOC25484146 gene encoding uncharacterized protein, whose translation MNDDGSVLHMCVWYGHLEALKELLQSVRGDQKFLFAKNKEGNTILHLAIRLKQIKTIEYLLLQPEIRTAAIATNRSGFTTLEMLEPWPRDFISLKIEEMLTESGVLRQVYMNSTPQQHAASPSMASQEQPNQSTNQEHPNERRKTWENFWSKYLQFQGNWIEETRGTLMLVATVIATMTFQSAISPPGGVWQENTLTGGLNCTTYGLCEAGTAVLAYAWPHEFIKFMTYNTISFFWSLGVVLLLISGFPLKNKVMMWVLTFAMTVAVTFMALTYVFAQGLVTPYHIIQQVYNMRYPRVVVTWGVLLLVVGLIHTLRFVFWVKKRTKLKLHTLRRVFARTNYPAV comes from the exons ATGAATGATGATGGTTCTGTTTTGCACATGTGCGTTTGGTATGGCCATTTGGAGGCCTTGAAGGAGTTATTGCAATCAGTTAGAGGAGACCAAAAGTTCCTGTTTGCTAAAAACAAAGAGGGAAATACAATTCTGCACTTAGCAATTAGACTCAAACAAATTAAg ACCATAGAATACTTACTTTTGCAGCCTGAAATAAGAACAGCAGCAATTGCTACGAACAGGTCAGGTTTCACAACTTTGGAGATGTTAGAGCCCTGGCCAAGAGATTTTATAAGccttaaaattgaagaaatgttAACTGAATCCGGTGTTTTAAGACAAGTATATATGAATTCCACGCCGCAACAACATGCAGCATCACCAAGCATGGCTAGTCAAGAACAACCAAATCAATCTACTAATCAAGAACATCCAAATGAAAGAAGGAAGACGTGGGAAAACTTTTGGTCCAAGTATCTACAATTCCAAGGTAATTGGATAGAAGAAACAAGGGGAACATTGATGCTGGTGGCAACTGTAATTGCCACAATGACTTTTCAATCCGCAATAAGTCCACCAGGTGGTGTTTGGCAAGAAAATACACTTACTGGAGGACTCAATTGCACTACTTATGGTTTATGTGAAGCCGGCACTGCAGTTTTAGCTTATGCCTGGCCACATGAATTCATAAAGTTCATGACATACAACAccatttctttcttttggtCTCTCGGTGTTGTGCTTCTCCTTATTAGTGGATTCCCCCTTAAGAATAAGGTCATGATGTGGGTCTTGACATTCGCTATGACCGTCGCTGTCACATTCATGGCACTCACGTACGTGTTTGCTCAGGGTTTGGTCACTCCTTATCATATTATTCAGCAAGTTTACAACATGCGTTACCCACGTGTTGTTGTAACTTGGGGCGTTTTGCTTTTAGTTGTTGGTTTGATTCACACACTCCGTTTTGTTTTTTGGGTCAAGAAGAGAACCAAATTGAAACTGCACACGTTAAGACGTGTGTTTGCAAGAACAAATTACCCAGCTGTTTAG
- the LOC120578280 gene encoding F-box/LRR-repeat protein 4 gives MKAIRTCSLKSSPENLAAAKRTEDRSTICPSSPAGSPLKRKKRTSESYLPDDCWEIIIKSSQINFNSLSLVSKQILSITNRLRFSLSVTDASRHYLPRLLKRFTNLTSLDLSRYNYLPNDLLCKISNFPLKKLTSLKLPVPTPFPADGLLAFCQTVTTLTSLTCSRASFVHSQLLPVAHCFPLLKHLDLSRPWYNLSQPVEDHINGISSLLSNSPYIQHLDLSHTNFLNDQHVAEFSLFLAHLVSINLTGCWKLTESALFSLVINCPSLSDIKMEYTTIGNESIGGGGREDSNSFAVVSPKVKSLCLARCQYLRDQNIILFASIFPNLEVLDLSYWKEVSEETVSKVLRCCTKIKHLNLSYTNVDDKSLHIISTSCCGLLQLLLESCMNVTENGVKHVVQNCKQLREINLRYIDQLNANVVSSMVLSRPSLRKIIAPLGFSLSDRKRKVFLQRHGCLVC, from the coding sequence ATGAAAGCGATAAGAACTTGTTCCCTGAAATCTTCACCGGAAAATTTAGCAGCGGCGAAACGGACCGAAGATCGATCTACCATCTGTCCATCTTCACCGGCCGGAAGTCCAttgaaaaggaagaagagaacTTCAGAATCATATTTACCTGACGATTGTTGGGAGATTATCATAAAATCATCTCAAATCAACTTCAATTCTCTATCTCTCGTTTCAAAACAAATCCTCTCCATCACTAATCGTCTTCGGTTTTCACTCTCCGTCACTGATGCATCACGTCATTACCTCCCTCGTCTCTTGAAAAGGTTCACCAACCTCACTTCCCTCGACCTCTCCCGCTACAACTATTTACCGAACGATCTTCTCTGCAAAATATCTAACTTCCCATTGAAAAAACTCACATCACTCAAACTCCCTGTCCCTACCCCCTTTCCAGCAGATGGCTTGCTCGCATTCTGCCAAACCGTTACAACATTGACCTCTCTCACTTGTTCCCGTGCTTCTTTTGTTCACAGCCAGCTCTTACCCGTTGCTCATTGTTTCCCTTTGCTCAAACACCTCGACCTCTCTCGCCCTTGGTACAACCTCTCTCAGCCTGTTGAGGATCATATTAATGGAATTAGCTCTCTGTTATCCAACTCTCCATATATACAACATTTGGATCTTAGTCACACTAATTTTCTCAATGATCAACATGTTGCCGAGTTCTCTTTGTTTCTTGCTCATTTGGTGTCTATAAACCTTACTGGATGTTGGAAGCTGACAGAATCAGCTTTGTTTTCGCTCGTTATAAATTGTCCTTCACTTAGTGACATCAAAATGGAATACACAACTATTGGGAATGAGAGTATTGGAGGAGGAGGAAGGGAGGATTCTAATTCTTTTGCTGTCGTAAGCCCGAAAGTAAAGTCTCTTTGTTTGGCTCGCTGTCAATACTTGAGAGATCAAAACATTATATTGTTTGCTTCCATTTTCCCCAACTTGGAGGTGCTTGATTTGAGCTATTGGAAGGAAGTGTCTGAAGAAACTGTTTCTAAAGTTTTAAGATGTTGTACTAAGATTAAGCATTTGAACTTGTCATATACCAACGTTGATGATAAATCACTCCATATCATATCAACGAGTTGTTGTGGCCTTTTGCAATTGTTACTGGAAAGTTGTATGAATGTCACAGAGAATGGAGTGAAACATGTGGTTCAAAACTGCAAGCAACTGAGGGAGATCAATTTGAGATATATCGATCAACTGAACGCTAATGTTGTTTCTTCAATGGTATTATCAAGGCCATCTTTAAGAAAGATCATCGCTCCATTAGGTTTTTCTTTAAGTGACAGAAAGAGGAAAGTCTTCTTGCAACGTCATGGATGTCTTGTTTGCTAG